DNA from Aquaspirillum sp. LM1:
CTTCAATCACCGTGTGCGGGCCCACGCGGGTGCCGGCACCAATGCGGACATGCTCACCAATCACCGCATACGGGCCAATCTCCACGCTGGTATCCAGCTGCGCGCCAGGGGCGATGATGGCGGTAGAGTGAATCGCCATGGATCACACCTCCCGACGGGCGCACATCAGGTCGGCTTCGGCGGCCACTTCTCCATCTACCTTGGCCACCGCCTTGAACTTGCCAATGCCGCGTGCCACACGCAGCATTTCCACTTCCAGGATCAGCTGGTCGCCAGGGACAACCTGACGCTTGAAGCGGCAGTTGTCGATGCCGACAAAAAAGTACAGGGCGTTTTCCTTGCGCACGTCGCCGTCGTGGGTTTTTACCGCCAGAATGCCGGCGGCCTGGGCCAGCGCTTCGATCATCAGCACGCCCGGCATCACCGGGTAGCCGTCAAAGTGGCCGACAAAAAACGGTTCGTTGATGGTGACGTTTTTCAGGGCGACAATGCGCTTGCCCACTTCCAGTTCGTTTACCCGGTCAACCAGCAAGAACGGATAGCGGTGCGGCAGCAGTTTGAGGATGGCGCGCAGGTCAATCAGGGGAGAGGTGTCACTCATGCTTGTTCCTTCGACTGGGCCAGGCCAGCCTGTTCAAGTTGTTTGATCCGTGCCGCCAGCTTGCCCAGCTGGCGCACATAGGCCGCGTTGCTCAGCCATTCTTTGTGGGTGGCCAGCGGGTACACGGCGGTGTACTGGCCCGGTTTATCAATATTTTTTGCTACCAGTGTGCCGCCGGAAACATGCACACGGTCGCCGATTTTCAGGTGGCCGGAGATCATCGCCGCGCCGCCAATCATGCAGTTGGCCCCAATATGGGTGCTGCCGGCCACGCCGACGCAGGCGGCCATGGCGGTGTGGGCACCCACCCGGCAGTTGTGGGCGATGTGAATCAGGTTATCCAGACGCACGCCGTGCGCAATCACCGTGTCGGCCAGCGCGCCACGGTCGATGGTGGTGTTGGCCCCGATTTCCACGTCATCGCCCAGCACGGCGCGGCCAATTTGCGGGATTTTTTCCCAATGGTCACCAGCCCAGGCGTTGCCAAAACCATCCGAGCCGATCACCGCGCCAGCATGCAGGATGCAGCGGGCGCCCACCACGCAGCGGTGGTGCACCACCACACGCGGATGCAGCACGCAATCATCGCCAATCACCGCGCCGGCTTCGACCACCACGCCGGCCATCAGCAGCACGCGTTCGCCAATCACCGCACCAGCGCCCACGCTGACAAATTCGCGCAGCTCGGCGCTGGCCGCCACTTGGGCGTCGGCGGCCACCACGGCGCTGGGGTGAATCTGGCCGGCGCGCGCGCGCGGGGCTGGGTGAAACAGCGCGGCCAGGCGGGCAAAATACACATAGGGGTCGGCGCAGACAATGGCCGGGCGGGCGGCGGTGTCCAGCAGGTCGGCCTTGATGATGACCGCACCCGCTGCCGAGGCGCGCAGGGCGTCGGCAAACTTGTTGCCAGTGACAAAGGCAATTTCATCCGCCTGGGCGTCTTCCAGCGGAGCCAGCCGGGTCACGCTCAGGTCAGCGCCGTGCAACTCGCCACCGAGTTGGGCCACGATATCGGAAAGGGTCAAAGCCATGGGTTGGTTCACCTTGGCACCGCCAGAGGCGGGCAAAAAAGAAACACGCCAGCCATGCCAGCGTCCTGCCGGCAGACCGGCGGAACACGGCAGGCTGGCGTGTTTCAGTCGTCCAGTGCTTTCAGCACCCGGTCGGTAATGTCAAACCGGGGGCTGACGTACACCACATCCTGCAAGATCAGGTCGAAGCGTTCGTCGCGGGCAATCTCGCGAATCACCCGGTTGGCGCGCTCCTGGATGGCGGCAAATTCTTCGGTGCGCCGCTGGGAGAACTCCTGGCGAAATTCGCGCTGCTTGCCCTGAAACTCGCGGTCCAGCGCCAGCAGGTCGCGCTCTTTGGCCTTGCGCTCGGCTTCGGCCAGTTTGCCGGAATCCAGCGCCTGCTTCATGTCGCGGGCGCGGCGGGCCATGGTGGCCAGTTCGGCTTCGCGGCTGGCAAACTCCTGCTCCAGCCGCTTTTGCGCCTTCACTGCCGCCGTGGCCTCGCGGTACACCCGTTCGGTGTCCACATAGCCCAGATTCATCTGCCCATCCGCCGCCGCTGCTGGCCAGGCGGCAAGCAGTAGCGACAGAAGCAGTGCCCAGCGGGCTCGCGTCAATGCAAACATCAGTGTGCGCCAGGTCAGAACGAGGTGCCCAGGGTAAACTGGAAGCGCTCGATATGGTCACCGGATTTCTTGTGCAGCGGCTGCGAGAAGCTGAAGCGCATCGGGCCCAGCGGTGAAATCCACGACACGCCCAGACCGGTGGAGTAGCGCAGGTTGTCGCGCCAGTTGGTGCCGCTATTGAACTGGCCGCCAAACACGGTACCCGCATCCAGGAAGGTGGACAGACGCAGGGTCTTGTCGTCACGCATGCCCGGGAAGGGGAACAGCACTTCGATATTGAACACGGCACGGCGGGTGCCGCCGTAGGCGTTGTCGTTTTCGTCCTGCGCGCCAATACTGCCCGACTCAAACCCGCGCACCGAGCTGATGCCGCCCAAGTAGAAGTTTTCGTAGAACGGCAGCTTTTTCTTCGACCAGCTGTTGACCATGCCCAGTTCGCCATTGAGCATCAGCGTCAGGCTCTTGCTGATCGGGTAGTACCACTGGTTGCTCACGCTGAAGCGGTAGTACTGCACATCGCCACCCGGCAGGGCAAATTCGGCGGCGGTTTTGGTCACATTGCCCTTGGTGGGCCACAGCGCCGAGTCGCGGGTGTCGCGCGCCCAGCTGACCGAAGACAGGATGCTGTTGTTGCTGCTGCCATATTCGTCAACAAAGTCGATATAGCGCTTCGGGCTGTCGGAGAACAGGCCCAGCTTGGTGTTTTCAAAACCGGCGCTGAAGTTGATGCGGTCGAATTCGGTAATCGGCACGCCCGCGCGCACGGTGAAGCCGGTAGTCTTGGTCTTGTACTGACCGCGATCCTTCTGGCTGGGGTCGTAGGTCTTGCGGTAGACGTCGTAACCCAGGCTGGTGCCATCGACGGTAAAGTACGGGTCGGTGAACGACAGGTTGTAGTATTCGTTGACCTTGTCGGTGTTAAAGCCCGCCGACACGGCCTTGCCCGAGCCAAAGAAGTTGCTCTGCGAGATCGACGCCGACAGGGCAAAGCCGTTGTCCTGCGAGAAGCCGGCACCCAGCTGTACGCTGCCGGTCGGTTTTTCGGTGACGCTGACATTCACATCCACCTGGTCGGCGGTGTCGGTCACTGCCGGGGTTTCGATGTTCACGTCGGTAAAGTAGCCAAGCAGGTCCAGACGTTCCTTGCTGCGCTTGATTTTCTGGTTGTCGTACCAGCCGCTTTCCATCTGGCGCATTTCACGGCGCACCACTTCGTCGCGGGTGCGGGTGTTGCCGGCCACATTGATGCGGCGCACGTACACACGACGGCCCGGATCGACAAAGAAGGTAAACGCCACCAGGCGCTTGTCCTTGTCCACTTCCGGCACGGCGTTGACGTTGGCAAAGGCGTAGCCGCTGTTGCCCAGCAGGTCGGTGATGGCGGTGACGCTGTCGTTGACCTTTTCGCGGGTGAAGGTGTCGCCCGGCTTGATCTGCACCAGCGGTTTCAGCGTGGCTTCCGGCACGGTCAGGTCACCGGCAAAGCGCACGTCGGACACGGTGTATTTTTGCCCTTCGTTGACGTTGATGGTGATGTACACATCACGCTTGTCCGGGCTGATCGACACCTGGGTGGAGTCGATGTTGAATTCGAAGTAGCCGCGATTGAGGTAGTACGAGCGCAGGCGTTCGAGGTCGCCCTGCAGCTTTTGTTTGGAATACTGGTCGTCGCGGGTCAGCCAGGTCAGCCAGCCGGAGTCGGTCTGGGCAAATTCGTCGAGCAGGTCGCCTTCCTTGAACGCCTGCGCGCCGACAATCTTGATCTGCTTGATGCGGGCGGCTACGCCTTCGTTGATGTCCAGCGTCAGCGCCACGCGGTTGCGCTCCAGCTTGGTCACCCGCGAGGTGATTTCTACCGAGTACTTGCCCTTGCTGTAATACTGGCGCTTGAGTTCCTGTTCAGCCTGCTCCAGCACGGATTTGTCGAATACCCGCGACTCGGACAGACCGTTGTCTTTCAGGGCTTTTTTCAGCTGCTTGCTGTCGAATTCCTTGGCACCGTTGATGGTCAGTTCGGCAATCACCGGACGTTCGGTGATGGCGACAATCATCACCTCGCCTTCGGTTTCGATGCGCACGTCGGCAAAAAACCCGGTGGCGAACAGCGCCTTGATGGCGGCAGAGGCCTTGTCGTCGGAGAAGGTGTCGCCCACTTTTACCGGCAGATAGTTGAATACGGTACCGGGTTCGGTGCGTTGCAGGCCTTCTACCCGGATATCCTTGACCACAAACGGATCAACAGCCCAGGCCAGCGGCGCCAGCGACAGGCCCATGAGGGAGAGAGCAAGTGTCTTGATTTTCATAAGATTGGCGGTTAACCCGTCACGAGACGTTGAATGTCGTTGAAAAGCGCAAATGCCATGAGGGCGGCCAATGCGGCCAGGCCGATGCGCTGGCCCCAGGCCAGCGTGCGTTCGGACACCGGACGCCCACGCAATAACTCGACCGTATAATACATCAAGTGGCCGCCGTCGAGCACCGGAATCGGCAACAGATTCAGCACGGCCAGGCTGATGCTGATCAAGGCCATGAACTCCAGATACGACTGCGAGCCCTGGCGGGCGCTCTGTCCGGCGTAGTCGGCAATCATCAGCGGGCCGGACAGATTGTCCATGGACACCCGGCCCAGCAGCATTTTGCCCATCATCACCAGGCTGGTCCAGGCGGTGTCGGCGGTTTTGTCCATCGCCGCCAGCAGGGCATCAACCGGCCCATCCTGACGGGTCATGCGCAGGCTGTCCATCCAGGCGCTGTCCTGACGCGGGCCCACGCCCAGCCGGCCCTGGCGCTGGCCGGATTCGCCCGCCACGCTGTCCGGGGTGACGGTCAGGCTGACGGTGTGGCCATGGCGGGAGACGTCCAGCCGCAAGGGCTGGGCCGGATGGTGATGAATCGCCTGGGTAAACTGTTCCCAGCGGCTGATTGGCTGGCCATTCACCGCCAGGAGGCGGTCACCCACTTGCAGGCCGCCACGCGCGCCGGCCCCGGCGGGGTCAACCATGGCAATTTCGGCCAGCACCCGCACCGGCGACAGGCCAAAGCGCGACAAGCTGCTGGCTTCAGTGCCCAGTGCCGCCAGTCGGCCAGGTGGCACGCTGAGCACGCTGCCGACGGGATGGCTAAGGGTAAAGCTCAGCTCGCCATTGCTCAGGCCTTCCATCATCGCCAGGCGCACGTCCTGCCAGCTGCTGACGCTCTGGCCATTGACCGCAGCAATCATTTCGCCACCGCGAAACCCGGCAGCGGCAGCAGGCGATTCCGGCAGCACCGACCCGACCCCCGGCTTGAGCCAGGTGACCCCGGACAGAAACACCAGCCAGTACAGGATCACGGCCAGCAGCAGGTTGGCCAGCGGCCCGGCGGCGACAATCGCCATACGCCGGCCCACTGGCTGAGCATTGAACGACAGATGACGCTCGCTGGCCGGCACCTCGACTTCGCGCTCGTCGAGCATCTTGACATAGCCACCCAGCGGAATCGGCGACAGGGTCCAGTCGGTGCCGCGCCAGCGCACGGTGTATAGCGGTTTGCCAAACCCGATGGAAAACCGCAGCACTTTCACCCCACAGCGCCGCGCCACCCAGTAATGGCCAAATTCATGAAATGTGACCAATACACCAATGGCCACGGCAAATGCCAGCAGGGTTCCGAGCATGGTCATGCCAGCTTCTGGCGGCAGAATGCCCGCACTTCGTGATCGCAGGCCAGCAGGGCGTCCACGCTGTCGCTGCCCTGACCGGCAAAGCGGGTCAGGGCGGTTTCCACCAGGGTGGGAATGCCGGTAAACGCCAGCTGCCCGTCCAGAAACGCCGCCACCGCCAGTTCGTTGGCGGCATTGAGCACCGCCGGGGCGTTGCCGCCAGCGTTCAGCGCGTCAAATGCCAGGCGCAGACACGGAAAATGCGTGGTGTCCGGCGCTTCAAAGGTGAGCGCCGACAGGCTGGCAAAGTCCAGCGCGGCCACCCCGGCGTCCATCCGGTCCGGCCAGGCCAGCGCATGGGCAATCGGCGTGCGCATGTCCGGTGTGCCCAGCTGGGCCACCACCGAGCCGTCGCGGTAGCGCACCATCGAGTGAATCACGCTTTGCGGATGGACAATCACCTCAATCGCCTGCGGCGGAGCATTGAACAGCCAGCGCGCCTCGATCACTTCCAGGCCCTTGTTCATCAGCGTGGCGGAGTCCACCGAAATTTTGCGGCCCATCACCCAGTTGGGGTGTTTGACCGCCATGGCCGGGGTCACCTCAGCCAGTTGCGCCGCCGACCAGCCGCGAAACGGGCCGCCAGAAGCGGTGAGCACAATCTTGTCCACGCCGGCTGCGCTCAGGTCACCGTGATAATCTGCCGGCAGCGCCTGAAAAATGGCGTTGTGCTCGCTATCAATTGGCAGCAGCACGCTGCCGCTGGCGCGCACGGCGTTGATGAACAGCTCGCCCGCCATCACCAGCGATTCCTTGTTGGCCAGCAGTACGCGCTTGCCCGCGCGCACCGCCGCCAGCGTGGGCGGCAGGCCGGCGGCACCAACAATTGCTGCCATCACCATGTCCACTTCCGGCAGGGTGGCCACTTGGGCCAGCGCGTCAGCGCCGTACAGCACTTCGGTGGCGCTGCCGGCGGCGGCCAGTTGCGCGCTCAGCACGCTGGCAGCGGCGGCATCAAGCACCACGGCGTAGCGCGGGGCAAAGCGCAGACATTGCTCGGCCAGCTTGTCCAGTTGGGATTGCCCGGTCAGGGCGATGATGCGAAAACGCTCGGGATGGCGGCTTGCCACGTCCAGGGTGTTGACGCCGATGGTGCCAGTGGCACCAAGAATGGTCAGGCCTTGCAAAGTCATGGGGTGCGCCTTACAGCGAATGGGTGGCAAGGTAGCGGGCGGCCTGGCTGACCGCCAGCACGGCAATCAGGCTGTCGATGCGGTCGAGCACACCGCCATGGCCGGGCAGCAGCTGGCTGCTGTCTTTCACTCCGGCGGCGCGCTTGAACCAGGATTCCAGCAAATCGCCAATCACACTGACGGCGGTCAGGCCCCAGCCCACCGCCAGCCAGCCCCACCACGGCAGGACAAATTCAAACAGGCCGGACTGGCCCACCCACAGCGTGTAGACCCCGGTGGCCAGCAGCGCGCCGGCCACGCCTTCCCAGCTTTTGCCAGGGCTGATGGCCGGGGCCAGTTTGTGCTTGCCAAACGCACGACCGGCAAAGTAGGCGGCGGTGTCGGCAATCCACACCAGCGCCATCACCGCCAGCAAGGCGGCACCTTGCTCGGGGCCGGGTCGCCAGGCCAGCAGGGCAAACCAGGCCGGCAGCAGCAGCAGCCAGCCGAGCATGGCAGCCTGGGCGCGATCGGTCAGCGTCCAGCGTTGCAGCAGCCAGGCGGGCACCACCACCAGCCACAGCACCAGCACCAGCAGATGCATGCCCAGACCAGGCAGCAGGCCGGTTTGCGCCACCGCGCCCATCATCGCTGCCGACAGCAGCAGATAGCCGGCCTGCGCCAGGCCAGTGATGCGAAACAGCCGGGTCCATTCCCACAGCGCCGGCAAGATGATGGCAGCGGCAAACGCCGGCCAGTAGGCGGTGGGCAGGTAAAACACCCCACCCAGCATGAATGCCACCAGAAAAATGGCGGTGATGATGCGTGGAATCAGCATGGCAGGCCTTATTCTGCCCGGCGCTGCGCCGGGTCAAGCTGCTCGGTGGTGCGCCCGAAACGGCGCTCGCGGTGACGGTAGGAGTCAATCGCCAGATCCAGCGCGGCGCGGTTGAAATCCGGCCACAGGGTCTGGGTAAAGTGCAGTTCGGTATAAGCCAGCTGCCAGAGCAGGAAATTGCTGATGCGCTGTTCGCCGCCAGTGCGGATGAACAGGTCGGGCTCGGGGGCGTAGGCCATCGACAGATGGGCGCTCAGATCGGCTTCGCTAATCTGGCTGAGGTCGCCCTGGCGATCGGCGGACAGACGCTTGACCGCCTGCAGCACATCCCAGCGGCCACCGTAGTCGGCGGCCACGGTCAGTGTCAGCCCGCTGTTGGCGGCGGTTTTTTCTTCAGCGCGATGAATGCGCTCCAGCAGGGCCGGGTTGAAGCGTTCGTTGGCCCCGATGATTTTCAGGCGGATATTGTTACGGTGCAGGCGCTCGACTTCGCGCTCCAGCACCTGCAGGAACAGCTCCATCAAAAACGACACTTCGTCTTGCGGACGTCGCCAGTTTTCGCTGGAAAAAGCAAACAGGGTGAGGTATTCCACCCCCATGGCCGCACAGGATTTCACCGTATCGCGCACTGCTTCCACCCCGCGCTTGTGGCCGGCTACCCGTGGAAGAAAGCGTTTCTTGGCCCAGCGCCCATTGCCGTCCATGATGATGGCAATATGGCGGGGAATGCCGGATACGTCGGGAATGGTCTGCGTGGCGCTGTGGAACAAGGCTCTATCCTGCTCGGTTAAGGAAAACTGGGCCGCCCTTTGGCCGCCCTGACAACACGGTGCCGACTGGCCGCCGTGATGGCGGGCCAGCCTGGCGGTGCCTGGCCATGGAGACGCGCGGGGCGCCTTATACGGCCATCAGTTCCTTTTCCTTCTCGGCCAGCGCCTTGTCCACTTCAACGATGAACTTGTCGGTCAGCTTCTGGATGTCATCCTGGGCGCGACGTTCGTCGTCTTCGGTAATCGCCTTGTCCTTGAGCAGGTTCTTGCAGTCGTTGTTGGCGTCGCGGCGGATATTGCGCACTGCCACGCGGGCGTTTTCTGCTTCGGCCTTGACCACTTTGGTCAGGTCGCGACGGCGTTCTTCGGTCAGTGCCGGCATCGGCACGCGGATCACGTCGCCGGTGGCCGACGGGTTCAGCCCCAGATCAGAATCACGGATGGCTTTTTCCACCTTGGCAACCATGGGTTTTTCCCAGGCCTGCACGCCAATGGTGCGGGCGTCGATCAGGGTGACGTTGGCCACCTGGTTGATCGGGGTCGGGTTGCCGTAGTAGTCCACCATCACATGATCCAGCAGCCCGGTGTGAGCACGACCGGTGCGCACCTTGGTCAGGTCGGTCCGGAAGGCTTCCAGGGTTTTCTGCATTTTGGTTTCGGCTTGTTTTTTCACGTCTTGGATCATGGTCTTGTCAGCTCCGGTCAGTCTATTTTGCGTTATCTCAGCCTGGCGCGCAGGCCGGCTGTGGTCAGCAGTGTACGAGGGTGCCTTCGTCTTCGCCAAGCACCACGCGCTTGAGCGCACCCGGCTTGAAGATGCTGAACACCTTGAGGTCAAACTGCTGGTCACGGCACAGGGCAAAGGCGGTGGCGTCCATCACCTTCAGGTTGCGGGCAATCGCTTCGTCAAAGGTCAGCGTCTGATAGCGCACCGCGTCCGGGTTTTTCTTCGGATCATCGGTATACACGCCATCCACCTTGGTGGCCTTGAGCATCACATCCGCGCCCATTTCGATGCCACGCAAGGCGGCGGCGGTATCGGTGGTAAAGAACGGGTTGCCGGTGCCGGCGGCAAAGATCACGATTTTACCTTCTTCCAGGTATTGCATGGCCTTGCCGCGCACATACGGCTCGGCCACTTGCTGCATGGTCAGTGCCGATTGCACGCGGGCCACCAGGCCGGCCTTGCTCATGGCATCCTTCAGCGCCAGCGCGTTCATCACCGTGGCCAGCATGCCCATGTAGTCAGCAGTGGCGCGGTCCATGCCCGAGGCGGCCGGGGCAATGCCGCGAAAGATGTTGCCGCCACCAATCACCACGCCGACCTGGACACCCAGCTCGGCCACTTCCTTGATTTCGCCGACAATTTTTTCGATGACAGCACGGTTGATGCCGTAACTGTCGTCGCCCATCAGGGCTTCACCGGACAGCTTGACGAGAATGCGCCGGTAGGCAGGGGTCTGGCTCATACGGGTTCCTTGGCAATAAGAGCATGCAGTGGTTTGGTCGGGCAGACTGTGGTGAACCGCTTTGCACCGGTCACAATCGGCCTGACCAAGCCATCTCCGCTACGCGGAAAATGCTTGTAAAAAAGCACCCCGCACGACGCCCGGACAGCTGCCCGGGAGTCCTGGAGGGGGTGCCTTGGGTCCAGCAGAAGAGGATTAGCCCTTGATGGCAGCCGCAGCGGCAGCCACTTCAGCAGCGTAGTCTTCCACTTTCTTCTCGATGCCTTCACCCACCACGAACATGGTGAACGCGTTGACCGAAGCGCCGTTGTCCTTCAGCAGCTTTTCCACGCTCACGTCCGGATTCTTGACGAACTGCTGGCCCAGCAGGGTCACTTCGGCCAGGTATTTGTTGATGCGGCCTTCCACCATCTTGGCAACGATGTCAGCCGGCTTGCCGGACTGGGCAGCCTGTTCGGTGTAGATGCGGCGTTCGGTTTCCAGCGTTTCAGCCGGCACCTGGTCTTTGGACACGCAAATCGGCTTGGAAGCGGCAATGTGCATGGCCACGTCCTTGCCAATCTGGTCGTCGCCAGCGAAGTCCACCAGCACGCCAATCTTGGCACCGTGCAGGTAGGCAGCCACCTTGCCGGCGGTGTCGTAACGCACAAAGCGACGCACCGACATGTTTTCGCCCAGTTTGGCGATCAGCGCCTTGCGGGCTTCTTCGACGGTCGGGCCTTCGGCGGTGGCCACATTGGCCAGCGCATCCACATCAGCCGGGTTGCCGGTCACCACGGCTTGCGCCACGGCCTTGGCAAATGCCACAAAGCCTTCATCCTTGGCCACGAAGTCGGTTTCGCTGTTCACTTCCACCAGTGCGCCCACTTTGCCGTCGGCGGAGATGAATTGAGCCACCACGCCTTCGGCAGCGGTACGGCCAGCCAGCTTGGAAGCCTTGTTGCCGGACTTGATCCGCAGCAGTTCTTCAGCAGCCTTCAGGTCGCCTTCGGTTTCCACCAGGGCTTTTTTGCATTCCATCATGCCCAGACCCGTTGCAGCGCGCAGGTCAGCGACCATCTTTGCGGTAATGTCCGCCATATTTCACTCCTCAGTTCTTTAACGGGATGCCACATCAAGTATGTCGCAGCCCGATGACAATTCTTCAGATCAATGCGTGGATTTGAAAAAAGGGGCTTGCGCCCCCTTTTCGGTCAGGCCAGCCGGAATTACTCGGCGGCAACCGGCTGCTCGGCAGCAGCAGCGGCGGCGACGATTTCCTGGATGGCCTGAGCACGGCCTTCCAGCACGGCGTCGGCGATGCCACGGGCGTACAGGCGAATGGCGCGGCTGGAGTCATCGTTACCCGGAATCACGTAGTCGATGCCTTCCGGCGAGTTGTTGGTGTCCACCACGCCGATCACCGGGATGCCCAGCTTCTTGGCTTCAACCACGGCACCCTTCTGGTAGCCGGTGTCGATCACGAAGATGGCGTCCGGCAGGCCCTTCATTTCGCGGATGCCGCCCAGCGAGCGCTCGAGCTTTTCCACTTCG
Protein-coding regions in this window:
- the fabZ gene encoding 3-hydroxyacyl-ACP dehydratase FabZ produces the protein MSDTSPLIDLRAILKLLPHRYPFLLVDRVNELEVGKRIVALKNVTINEPFFVGHFDGYPVMPGVLMIEALAQAAGILAVKTHDGDVRKENALYFFVGIDNCRFKRQVVPGDQLILEVEMLRVARGIGKFKAVAKVDGEVAAEADLMCARREV
- the lpxD gene encoding UDP-3-O-(3-hydroxymyristoyl)glucosamine N-acyltransferase, which codes for MALTLSDIVAQLGGELHGADLSVTRLAPLEDAQADEIAFVTGNKFADALRASAAGAVIIKADLLDTAARPAIVCADPYVYFARLAALFHPAPRARAGQIHPSAVVAADAQVAASAELREFVSVGAGAVIGERVLLMAGVVVEAGAVIGDDCVLHPRVVVHHRCVVGARCILHAGAVIGSDGFGNAWAGDHWEKIPQIGRAVLGDDVEIGANTTIDRGALADTVIAHGVRLDNLIHIAHNCRVGAHTAMAACVGVAGSTHIGANCMIGGAAMISGHLKIGDRVHVSGGTLVAKNIDKPGQYTAVYPLATHKEWLSNAAYVRQLGKLAARIKQLEQAGLAQSKEQA
- a CDS encoding OmpH family outer membrane protein, which produces MFALTRARWALLLSLLLAAWPAAAADGQMNLGYVDTERVYREATAAVKAQKRLEQEFASREAELATMARRARDMKQALDSGKLAEAERKAKERDLLALDREFQGKQREFRQEFSQRRTEEFAAIQERANRVIREIARDERFDLILQDVVYVSPRFDITDRVLKALDD
- the bamA gene encoding outer membrane protein assembly factor BamA, whose amino-acid sequence is MGLSLAPLAWAVDPFVVKDIRVEGLQRTEPGTVFNYLPVKVGDTFSDDKASAAIKALFATGFFADVRIETEGEVMIVAITERPVIAELTINGAKEFDSKQLKKALKDNGLSESRVFDKSVLEQAEQELKRQYYSKGKYSVEITSRVTKLERNRVALTLDINEGVAARIKQIKIVGAQAFKEGDLLDEFAQTDSGWLTWLTRDDQYSKQKLQGDLERLRSYYLNRGYFEFNIDSTQVSISPDKRDVYITINVNEGQKYTVSDVRFAGDLTVPEATLKPLVQIKPGDTFTREKVNDSVTAITDLLGNSGYAFANVNAVPEVDKDKRLVAFTFFVDPGRRVYVRRINVAGNTRTRDEVVRREMRQMESGWYDNQKIKRSKERLDLLGYFTDVNIETPAVTDTADQVDVNVSVTEKPTGSVQLGAGFSQDNGFALSASISQSNFFGSGKAVSAGFNTDKVNEYYNLSFTDPYFTVDGTSLGYDVYRKTYDPSQKDRGQYKTKTTGFTVRAGVPITEFDRINFSAGFENTKLGLFSDSPKRYIDFVDEYGSSNNSILSSVSWARDTRDSALWPTKGNVTKTAAEFALPGGDVQYYRFSVSNQWYYPISKSLTLMLNGELGMVNSWSKKKLPFYENFYLGGISSVRGFESGSIGAQDENDNAYGGTRRAVFNIEVLFPFPGMRDDKTLRLSTFLDAGTVFGGQFNSGTNWRDNLRYSTGLGVSWISPLGPMRFSFSQPLHKKSGDHIERFQFTLGTSF
- the rseP gene encoding RIP metalloprotease RseP; this encodes MTMLGTLLAFAVAIGVLVTFHEFGHYWVARRCGVKVLRFSIGFGKPLYTVRWRGTDWTLSPIPLGGYVKMLDEREVEVPASERHLSFNAQPVGRRMAIVAAGPLANLLLAVILYWLVFLSGVTWLKPGVGSVLPESPAAAAGFRGGEMIAAVNGQSVSSWQDVRLAMMEGLSNGELSFTLSHPVGSVLSVPPGRLAALGTEASSLSRFGLSPVRVLAEIAMVDPAGAGARGGLQVGDRLLAVNGQPISRWEQFTQAIHHHPAQPLRLDVSRHGHTVSLTVTPDSVAGESGQRQGRLGVGPRQDSAWMDSLRMTRQDGPVDALLAAMDKTADTAWTSLVMMGKMLLGRVSMDNLSGPLMIADYAGQSARQGSQSYLEFMALISISLAVLNLLPIPVLDGGHLMYYTVELLRGRPVSERTLAWGQRIGLAALAALMAFALFNDIQRLVTG
- the ispC gene encoding 1-deoxy-D-xylulose-5-phosphate reductoisomerase yields the protein MTLQGLTILGATGTIGVNTLDVASRHPERFRIIALTGQSQLDKLAEQCLRFAPRYAVVLDAAAASVLSAQLAAAGSATEVLYGADALAQVATLPEVDMVMAAIVGAAGLPPTLAAVRAGKRVLLANKESLVMAGELFINAVRASGSVLLPIDSEHNAIFQALPADYHGDLSAAGVDKIVLTASGGPFRGWSAAQLAEVTPAMAVKHPNWVMGRKISVDSATLMNKGLEVIEARWLFNAPPQAIEVIVHPQSVIHSMVRYRDGSVVAQLGTPDMRTPIAHALAWPDRMDAGVAALDFASLSALTFEAPDTTHFPCLRLAFDALNAGGNAPAVLNAANELAVAAFLDGQLAFTGIPTLVETALTRFAGQGSDSVDALLACDHEVRAFCRQKLA
- a CDS encoding phosphatidate cytidylyltransferase; amino-acid sequence: MLIPRIITAIFLVAFMLGGVFYLPTAYWPAFAAAIILPALWEWTRLFRITGLAQAGYLLLSAAMMGAVAQTGLLPGLGMHLLVLVLWLVVVPAWLLQRWTLTDRAQAAMLGWLLLLPAWFALLAWRPGPEQGAALLAVMALVWIADTAAYFAGRAFGKHKLAPAISPGKSWEGVAGALLATGVYTLWVGQSGLFEFVLPWWGWLAVGWGLTAVSVIGDLLESWFKRAAGVKDSSQLLPGHGGVLDRIDSLIAVLAVSQAARYLATHSL
- a CDS encoding isoprenyl transferase — translated: MFHSATQTIPDVSGIPRHIAIIMDGNGRWAKKRFLPRVAGHKRGVEAVRDTVKSCAAMGVEYLTLFAFSSENWRRPQDEVSFLMELFLQVLEREVERLHRNNIRLKIIGANERFNPALLERIHRAEEKTAANSGLTLTVAADYGGRWDVLQAVKRLSADRQGDLSQISEADLSAHLSMAYAPEPDLFIRTGGEQRISNFLLWQLAYTELHFTQTLWPDFNRAALDLAIDSYRHRERRFGRTTEQLDPAQRRAE
- the frr gene encoding ribosome recycling factor — encoded protein: MIQDVKKQAETKMQKTLEAFRTDLTKVRTGRAHTGLLDHVMVDYYGNPTPINQVANVTLIDARTIGVQAWEKPMVAKVEKAIRDSDLGLNPSATGDVIRVPMPALTEERRRDLTKVVKAEAENARVAVRNIRRDANNDCKNLLKDKAITEDDERRAQDDIQKLTDKFIVEVDKALAEKEKELMAV
- the pyrH gene encoding UMP kinase yields the protein MSQTPAYRRILVKLSGEALMGDDSYGINRAVIEKIVGEIKEVAELGVQVGVVIGGGNIFRGIAPAASGMDRATADYMGMLATVMNALALKDAMSKAGLVARVQSALTMQQVAEPYVRGKAMQYLEEGKIVIFAAGTGNPFFTTDTAAALRGIEMGADVMLKATKVDGVYTDDPKKNPDAVRYQTLTFDEAIARNLKVMDATAFALCRDQQFDLKVFSIFKPGALKRVVLGEDEGTLVHC
- the tsf gene encoding translation elongation factor Ts, coding for MADITAKMVADLRAATGLGMMECKKALVETEGDLKAAEELLRIKSGNKASKLAGRTAAEGVVAQFISADGKVGALVEVNSETDFVAKDEGFVAFAKAVAQAVVTGNPADVDALANVATAEGPTVEEARKALIAKLGENMSVRRFVRYDTAGKVAAYLHGAKIGVLVDFAGDDQIGKDVAMHIAASKPICVSKDQVPAETLETERRIYTEQAAQSGKPADIVAKMVEGRINKYLAEVTLLGQQFVKNPDVSVEKLLKDNGASVNAFTMFVVGEGIEKKVEDYAAEVAAAAAAIKG